One Rosa chinensis cultivar Old Blush chromosome 5, RchiOBHm-V2, whole genome shotgun sequence genomic region harbors:
- the LOC112202463 gene encoding ATP-dependent DNA helicase RecQ isoform X2, producing the protein MQDQVMALKQRGIRAEYMGSSQTDSTVQSRAESGQFDILYMTPEKACKIPDSFWSKLLRAGICLFAVDEAHCISEWGHDFRMDYKRLDKLRGILVGVPFIGLTATATKKVQMDIVNSLKMKNPYYRIGSFDRGNLFYGVKLFNRTQSFVHELAQEVSKFVHTDGSTIIYCTTIKDVYQVFISLKEVGIKAGIYHSEMDNKARAESHRLFIRDEVDVMVATIAFGMGIDKPNIRQVIHYGCPKSLESYYQESGRCGRDGMASVCWLYYTRSDLTKAEFYAGECQTESRRRAVIKSMRAVQQYCISTTCRRKFLLAYFGEIFPSDKCGNCDNCISPKKEMDMSREAYLLMACIQSCRGTCGLNMPVDILRGSRAKKILAAEYDKLPLHGLGKDYSANWWKTLAYQLISYGYLMEIYRNVSVSRKGEQFLSSAGPDHQPPLVLPVTSEMVDDEDNKSTSGEK; encoded by the exons ATGCAAGATCAG GTAATGGCTTTGAAACAAAGAGGGATCAGAGCTGAGTATATGGGTAGTAGTCAAACTGATAGCACTGTCCAGAGCCGAGCCGAGAGTGGTCAATTTGATATCTTGTACATGACCCCTGAAAAGGCATGTAAGATTCCTGATAG CTTCTGGTCAAAATTACTAAGGGCTGGAATCTGCCTGTTTGCTGTTGATGAAGCACACTGCATATCGGAGTGGGGCCATGATTTCAG GATGGACTACAAGCGATTGGACAAGTTACGTGGCATTCTTGTTGGTGTCCCATTTATTGGCTTAACTGCAACTGCTACTAAAAA GGTTCAAATGGACATTGTTAATTCCTTGAAGATGAAAAACCCATATTACAGAATAGGCTCCTTTGATCGTGGAAATCTGTTCTATGGTGTCAAGTTATTCAATCGGACTCAATCATTTGTTCATGAACTAGCTCAAGAAGTTTCCAAATTTGTACACACAGATGGTTCAACTATAATTTACTGCACGACAATTAAAGATGTTTATCAG GTATTCATTTCACTGAAGGAGGTGGGCATTAAGGCTGGAATCTACCATAGTGAGATGGATAATAAAGCTCGTGCCGAATCCCATAG ATTATTTATAAGAGATGAAGTAGATGTCATGGTTGCTACTATTGCTTTCGGCATGGGTATTGATAAGCCAAACATAAGACAAGTAATCCATTATGGCTGCCCAAAGAGTTTGGAGTCTTATTACCAGGAAAGTGGACGATGTGGTAGAGATGGTATGGCTTCTGTCTGCTGGCTCTATTACACAAGAAGCGACCTCACAAAAGCTGAATTTTATGCTGGAGAGTGTCAAACA GAAAGTCGACGAAGAGCTGTTATAAAGTCGATGAGGGCAGTACAACAATATTGCATATCAACAACTTGCAGAAGGAAGTTCTTGCTTGCTTACTTTGGGGAAATCTTTCCATCTGATAAATGTG GTAATTGTGATAATTGTATTTCCCCAAAGAAGGAGATGGACATGTCTAGAGAAGCATATCTTCTAATGGCTTGCATTCAATCATGTCGGGGTACGTGCGGTCTGAATATGCCTGTAGATATTCTTCGTGGCTCTCGG GCCAAAAAGATTCTTGCTGCCGAGTATGACAAGCTTCCACTGCATGGACTTGGGAAAGACTATTCTGCAAATTGGTGGAAAACACTTGCTTACCAATTAATCTCTTATG GTTATTTGATGGAGATATACAGAAATGTAAG TGTCAGTCGGAAAGGGGAGCAATTTCTAAGTTCTGCTGGACCTGATCATCAACCGCCTCTAGTGTTGCCGGTGACCAGTGAAATGGTAGATGATGAGGACAATAAAAGTACATCAGGAGAGAAATAG
- the LOC112166947 gene encoding bifunctional bis(5'-adenosyl)-triphosphatase/adenylylsulfatase FHIT produces the protein MALESYTFGPYKKDSREVFYSTSLSYALVNLRPVVPGHVLICPRREVKRFADLTVDETSDLWITAQKVGSRLESYHKATSLTFGIQDGPQAGQTVPHVHIHILPRKDDTLDEKEKKKKLDLEKERKDRSLEEMTQEAEEYRKLFL, from the exons ATGGCTTTGGAGTCCTATACATTTGGGCCGTACAAAAAGGACAGCAGGGAAGTGTTTTACAGCACTAGTCTGTCGTATGCCTTGGTTAATCTGCGCCCTGTTGTTCCTGGT CATGTGCTTATCTGCCCAAGGCGTGAAGTGAAGCGCTTTGCTGATCTCACTGTTGATGAGACCAGTGATCTTTGGATCACAGCACAAAAGGTTGGCAGTCGGCTTGAGAGCTACCACAAAGCAACATCTCTAACATTTGGGATTCAA GATGGTCCCCAAGCAGGGCAGACTGTACCCCATGTTCATATTCATATCCTTCCACGCAAAGATGATACA CTTGatgaaaaggagaagaagaagaagcttgaCTTGGAAAAGGAGAGGAAGGACAGAAGCCTAGAGGAAATGACACAAGAAGCAGAGGAATACAGAAAGCTTTTCTTGTAG
- the LOC112202463 gene encoding ATP-dependent DNA helicase RecQ isoform X1, which translates to MSSMQAILKKYGFSSFRPYQKKVIEKIIAGRDSLIVMATGSGKSLCYQVPPLVVGKTGVVVSPLLSLMQDQVMALKQRGIRAEYMGSSQTDSTVQSRAESGQFDILYMTPEKACKIPDSFWSKLLRAGICLFAVDEAHCISEWGHDFRMDYKRLDKLRGILVGVPFIGLTATATKKVQMDIVNSLKMKNPYYRIGSFDRGNLFYGVKLFNRTQSFVHELAQEVSKFVHTDGSTIIYCTTIKDVYQVFISLKEVGIKAGIYHSEMDNKARAESHRLFIRDEVDVMVATIAFGMGIDKPNIRQVIHYGCPKSLESYYQESGRCGRDGMASVCWLYYTRSDLTKAEFYAGECQTESRRRAVIKSMRAVQQYCISTTCRRKFLLAYFGEIFPSDKCGNCDNCISPKKEMDMSREAYLLMACIQSCRGTCGLNMPVDILRGSRAKKILAAEYDKLPLHGLGKDYSANWWKTLAYQLISYGYLMEIYRNVSVSRKGEQFLSSAGPDHQPPLVLPVTSEMVDDEDNKSTSGEK; encoded by the exons ATGTCGTCTATGCAGGCCATTCTCAAG AAATATGGGTTTTCTTCATTTCGGCCATACCAAAAGAAAGtgattgagaaaatcatagcaGGAAGGGACTCTTTGATTGTCATGGCCACTGGAAGTGGCAAGTCTTTGTG CTATCAAGTGCCTCCTTTGGTTGTTGGAAAGACTGGTGTGGTTGTGAGCCCTCTTTTATCCTTGATGCAAGATCAG GTAATGGCTTTGAAACAAAGAGGGATCAGAGCTGAGTATATGGGTAGTAGTCAAACTGATAGCACTGTCCAGAGCCGAGCCGAGAGTGGTCAATTTGATATCTTGTACATGACCCCTGAAAAGGCATGTAAGATTCCTGATAG CTTCTGGTCAAAATTACTAAGGGCTGGAATCTGCCTGTTTGCTGTTGATGAAGCACACTGCATATCGGAGTGGGGCCATGATTTCAG GATGGACTACAAGCGATTGGACAAGTTACGTGGCATTCTTGTTGGTGTCCCATTTATTGGCTTAACTGCAACTGCTACTAAAAA GGTTCAAATGGACATTGTTAATTCCTTGAAGATGAAAAACCCATATTACAGAATAGGCTCCTTTGATCGTGGAAATCTGTTCTATGGTGTCAAGTTATTCAATCGGACTCAATCATTTGTTCATGAACTAGCTCAAGAAGTTTCCAAATTTGTACACACAGATGGTTCAACTATAATTTACTGCACGACAATTAAAGATGTTTATCAG GTATTCATTTCACTGAAGGAGGTGGGCATTAAGGCTGGAATCTACCATAGTGAGATGGATAATAAAGCTCGTGCCGAATCCCATAG ATTATTTATAAGAGATGAAGTAGATGTCATGGTTGCTACTATTGCTTTCGGCATGGGTATTGATAAGCCAAACATAAGACAAGTAATCCATTATGGCTGCCCAAAGAGTTTGGAGTCTTATTACCAGGAAAGTGGACGATGTGGTAGAGATGGTATGGCTTCTGTCTGCTGGCTCTATTACACAAGAAGCGACCTCACAAAAGCTGAATTTTATGCTGGAGAGTGTCAAACA GAAAGTCGACGAAGAGCTGTTATAAAGTCGATGAGGGCAGTACAACAATATTGCATATCAACAACTTGCAGAAGGAAGTTCTTGCTTGCTTACTTTGGGGAAATCTTTCCATCTGATAAATGTG GTAATTGTGATAATTGTATTTCCCCAAAGAAGGAGATGGACATGTCTAGAGAAGCATATCTTCTAATGGCTTGCATTCAATCATGTCGGGGTACGTGCGGTCTGAATATGCCTGTAGATATTCTTCGTGGCTCTCGG GCCAAAAAGATTCTTGCTGCCGAGTATGACAAGCTTCCACTGCATGGACTTGGGAAAGACTATTCTGCAAATTGGTGGAAAACACTTGCTTACCAATTAATCTCTTATG GTTATTTGATGGAGATATACAGAAATGTAAG TGTCAGTCGGAAAGGGGAGCAATTTCTAAGTTCTGCTGGACCTGATCATCAACCGCCTCTAGTGTTGCCGGTGACCAGTGAAATGGTAGATGATGAGGACAATAAAAGTACATCAGGAGAGAAATAG